One Phaseolus vulgaris cultivar G19833 chromosome 11, P. vulgaris v2.0, whole genome shotgun sequence genomic window carries:
- the LOC137838858 gene encoding uncharacterized protein has translation MVERQIEGRTFKLGKSLDQAEQDQVAGVIARHLDAFAWSTSDMPGIDPDFLCHRLTMDPKNAGATYERLMDRVLAPMMGNVQAYVDDMVVTLQARGQHVSDLEELFATMAKYQLKLNPEKCVFGIEAGKFLGFLLTERGIEANPEKCATILAMRSPASVKEVQQLTGQMAALSKFVSVGGEKGHPYFQCLRRNTRFVWTTECEEAFFKLKEYMATPPVLCKPQLGALLRLYFVVMERAISSVLIQEQDQAALIEDLKHVKQSNAQYLEVLSQMETRLRILEVQRMEKRLSKLELKYERSSHSNHERHHSPRHSSKDFSNAHGQHHYGLVLKSFNTYGSFEKKEEWKIHKREDRSQHVILPFVQSVKVPSFSGNSDPNVYLDWEAKCEQIFKAYGVYEDQKVLQKSDVVGRMVCWAVELSEFDVQYESQGPIKGQVFADFLVELSSVDAQQEEEASFRWVLSMDGSSNQQGSGAGVILEGSNGLLIEQALMFAFKASNNQAEYEALITGMLLIKEMGARSLLAKSNSLLVKGQVTGEYQAKDPQMVAYLGYVQILKGSFAVFELVHVPREQHARADLLAKLASSGKGEGRG, from the exons ATGGTCGAGAGGCAAATCGAGGGTAGAACGTTCAAGCTTGGTAAGTCGTTGGACCAAGCAGAGCAAGACCAAGTTGCTGGGGTGATAGCACGGCACCTGGACGCTTTCGCATGGTCCacctcggacatgccaggcatagacccagatttcctgtgtcaccgcctcaccatggaccccaag aatgcgggcgccacctacGAGAGGCTGATGGATAGGGTCCTTGCACCCATGATGGGCAATGTGCaggcctacgtggatgacatggtggtgaccttgCAGGCGAGGGGTCAGCATGTgtctgatctggaagagctatttgcGACCATGGCTAAGTACCAGTTGAagctaaaccctgagaagtgcgtGTTCGGGATCGAGGcaggtaagttcttgggttttctactcaccgagcgtgggatagaggcgaacccggAGAAATGTGCGACAATCCTTGCCATGAGAAGCCCGGcctcggtgaaggaggtgcagcagttgacagggCAGATGGCCGCCCTATCCAAATTTGTGTCAgttggaggagaaaaggggcacccctaCTTCCAGTGTTTGAGGAGGAATACCCGGTTTGTGTGGACCACAGAGTGCGAGGAGGCatttttcaagttaaaggaATATATGGCCACCCCTCCCGTGTTGTGCAAGCCGCAGTTGGGCGCTCTACTCCGATTGTACTTTGTTGTAATGGAGCGGGCGATCAGTTCGGTGCTcatccaagagcaggaccag GCAGCTCTCATTGAAGATTTAAAACATGTTAAACAATCAAATGCACAATATCTTGAGGTGTTGAGCCAAATGGAGACAAGGCTTCGAATTTTGGAAGTACAACGCATGGAGAAAAGATTGTCAAAACTTGAATTGAAGTACGAAAGATCTTCACATTCCAATCATGAAAGACATCATTCTCCTAGGCATTCTTCCAAAGATTTTTCCAATgctcacggccaacatcattatGGGCTGGTTTTAAAGAGTTTCAACACCTATGGGAGCtttgaaaaaaaggaagaatggAAAATACACAAACGTGAAGATAGAAGCCAACATGTGATATTGCCTTTTGTTCAAAGTGTTaaagtacctagctttagtggtaatagtgatcctaatgtgtatttagattgggaggctaaatgtgaacaaattttcaaaGCCTATGGGGTCTATGAagaccaaaag gtgctgcagaagtcGGACGTAGTAGGAAGGATGGTGTGttgggcagtggaactgtcgGAGTTCGATGTCCAGTATGAGTCCCAAGGCCCCATCAAAGGCCAGGTATTTGCGGACTTTttggtagagctctcctcggtGGACGCACAGCAAGAGGAGGAAGCTAGCTTCAGATGGGTACTCTCCAtggatgggtcctccaatcaGCAAGGGAGTGGAGCTGGCGTGATCTTGGAAGGATCAAACGGGTtgttgattgagcaggccctaaTGTTCGCTTTCAAGGCCAGCAATAACCAGGCAGAGTATGAAGCCCTCATAACCGGGATGCTCTTAATTAAAGAGATGGGGGCGCGAAGTTTGTTGGCAAAGAGCAATTCCCTTTTGGTCAAAGGTCAGGTGACTGGGGAATATCAAGCCAAAGATCCACAGATGGTCGCGTACTTGGGGTACGTCCAGATTCTGAAGGGCTCGTTCGCAGTGTTTGAGCTGGTGCACGTCCCTAGGGAGCAacatgcccgagctgacttgctagccaagcttgccagttcgggcaagggggaaggcagaggataG
- the LOC137838885 gene encoding uncharacterized protein, whose amino-acid sequence MKFFVDSLHKEVWNVISNNGFIHMSKNNSTSSKTERDHLDCIAKNIIVSVLDSDELLKVSECISAKEMWDTLEKCHKNPRGAWLDKQESFVESSSSKTKMEVCLMEKEESGSNQDWLVRKQHMWYLDSGCSKHMNGDASKFVSITLKQEGHVTYGNNKGKILGKGTTGNENNFLIHNVLYVEGLKHSLLDICQLCDRGYQVTFRTNSCEIQLPNSKEVLPVGKRLNNVYLLDISNSTSIGCLLTKHEESWFWHRRIAHIQMPHLNKLVSNELVLGLPKLKFEKEHVCEACQKGK is encoded by the exons atgaaattctttgttgattcaTTACATAAGGAAGTCTGGAATGTTATTTCAAACAATGGTTTCATACATATGTCTAAAAATAATTCTACATCATCTAAAACTGAAAGAGATCACCTTGATTGTATAGCTAAGAACATAATTGTCTCTGTCCTTGATTCTGATGAACTTctcaaggtttcagaatgtatctcagccaaagaaatgtgggatactcttgAGAAATGTCACAAGAACCCAAGGGGTGCTTGGTTGGACAAGCAAGAGTCCTTTGTTGAATCATCTTCTTCAAAAACCAAGATGGAGGTTTGTCTTATGGAAAAAGAAGAATCTGGATCAAACCAA GATTGGTTGGTGAGAAAACAACATATGTGGTACCTAGACAGTGgctgctccaagcatatgaatGGAGATGCATCCAAATTCGTTAGCATCACTCTCAAACAAGAAGGCCATGTGACCTATGGAAACAACAAGGGAAAAATCCTTGGTAAAGGTACCACAGGCAATGAGAACAACTTTTTAATCCAtaatgtgctctatgtagaaggacttAAGCATAGCTTGCTCGACATCTGTCAGCTCTGTGACAGAGGCTACCAAGTTACCTTCAGAACAAACTCTTGTGAGATTCAGTTGCCAAACTCCAAGGAAGTTCTTCCTGTTGGTAAGAGATTAAACAATGTCTATTTGCTTGATATTTCTAACTCTACATCAATCGGTTGTCTTctaacaaagcatgaggaatcaTGGTTTTGGCATAGGAGAATTGCACACATACAGATGCCTCATTTGAATAAACTGGTTTCAAATGAACTTGTACTTGGCTTacccaaactcaagtttgagaaggaacaTGTGTGTGAGGCTTGCCAAAAGGGGAAATAA